One window from the genome of Acuticoccus sp. I52.16.1 encodes:
- a CDS encoding ATP phosphoribosyltransferase regulatory subunit: MSQNVWAVLEAASDMVVSVPLLQPADIFVDLAGEEFRKRLFTTDDGGTTLCLRPDFTIPVCYEHLAAHHDSPKTYAYTGKIFRKRRLSGDPEFTQMGTEWIGHGDEMAVDAEVFALAMECAAAAGMRAPTVRVGDAHVFDALTAALGLSASWRSRLGAAFGDAARMTGALSRLGHRARSDGFAARLAPALAKVDAVQARAIVEAVIGLPGAPPPGGRTDEDIALRLLEQASNGNSTRAAEVIERFLPLNAPLDRAADHLAAFATAEGLDLGAVIDDFQRRTDALTAIGVDTSALDFDASFGRRIGYYTGFVFEVIGVDGVNEAIAGGRYDKLIALLDPRTSLPGIGFSVWLDRLPPEVAP, from the coding sequence ATGAGCCAGAACGTCTGGGCCGTCTTGGAAGCGGCCAGCGACATGGTCGTTTCCGTGCCGCTGCTGCAACCGGCCGACATTTTCGTCGACCTCGCGGGCGAGGAGTTCCGCAAGCGCCTCTTCACCACCGACGACGGCGGCACCACGCTGTGCCTGCGACCGGACTTCACCATCCCGGTCTGCTACGAGCACCTCGCCGCGCATCACGATTCGCCCAAGACCTACGCCTACACCGGCAAGATCTTCCGCAAGCGCCGCCTGTCGGGCGACCCCGAGTTCACGCAGATGGGCACCGAGTGGATCGGCCACGGCGACGAGATGGCGGTCGACGCCGAGGTGTTCGCCCTCGCGATGGAGTGCGCCGCCGCCGCCGGCATGCGTGCGCCCACGGTGCGCGTCGGCGATGCCCATGTGTTCGACGCGCTGACCGCGGCGCTCGGCCTGTCGGCGAGCTGGCGCTCCCGCCTGGGCGCCGCCTTCGGTGATGCGGCGCGCATGACCGGCGCGCTGTCCCGCCTCGGCCACCGCGCCCGGTCGGACGGGTTCGCCGCCCGCCTCGCCCCGGCGCTCGCCAAGGTCGACGCCGTGCAGGCGCGCGCTATCGTCGAGGCGGTGATCGGCCTGCCCGGCGCGCCGCCCCCCGGCGGCCGCACCGACGAGGACATCGCCCTGCGCCTTCTCGAACAGGCGAGCAACGGCAACTCGACCCGCGCCGCCGAGGTCATCGAGCGCTTCCTGCCGCTCAACGCCCCGCTCGACCGCGCGGCCGACCACCTCGCCGCCTTCGCCACCGCGGAGGGGCTCGACCTCGGCGCCGTCATCGACGATTTCCAGCGCCGGACCGACGCGCTGACCGCCATCGGCGTCGATACCAGCGCCCTCGACTTCGACGCGTCGTTCGGGCGGCGCATCGGCTACTACACCGGCTTCGTGTTCGAGGTGATCGGCGTCGACGGCGTCAACGAGGCGATCGCTGGCGGGCGGTACGACAAGCTGATCGCCCTGCTCGATCCGCGCACGTCGCTCCCCGGCATCGGCTTCTCGGTCTGGCTCGACCGCCTGCCGCCGGAGGTCGCCCCGTGA
- a CDS encoding glycosyltransferase family 39 protein — MQQPAAARSASPFGAWGAAAAIILYILLLTALRLALSPFLEIDEAAFVGAVDLRLVYADAHPPLYAWLVRGALELTDGRWILAVAAVKAGLLAALHLLVFDAARRVAGATAGLVAVALTALMPQLSFMAAHTLTHPVLASVAAAGLVNGVARLATGPRWSACLVLGVALAAGALAQPEIWLLAVPLGVAMIADRFWYDRLASAWTFLVPLLVGIIAGPALWALADALKASGGRIGRLYAEGRFEAVDVSGVGVDGVLSLAVAAGLSGGLVALLVLAFARTRPALAAEGHAVRRLLWRTLALALTLSAAGVLAADVSVVAPRALMPILMPLPVVAALHLAGRRPWALLKAGATVFLLVPVAIAGVTAFGDHRFVRPYDVWAREILAAAPQGRIAVTASRQVLAANMMLAFRRAGRDAWVAHDRHAPLTDVAVVLAPGPGAAPAPPDGLCPDAEVTTTAPLRNLAATPMTVRATIARRCRP; from the coding sequence ATGCAACAGCCTGCCGCGGCTCGCTCGGCCTCGCCGTTCGGTGCTTGGGGCGCAGCAGCCGCGATCATCCTCTACATCCTGCTCCTCACGGCCCTGAGGCTCGCCCTCTCGCCGTTCCTGGAGATCGACGAGGCGGCCTTCGTCGGCGCGGTGGACCTGCGCCTCGTCTACGCCGACGCGCACCCGCCGCTCTACGCATGGCTCGTCCGCGGCGCGCTGGAGCTGACCGACGGGCGCTGGATCCTCGCCGTCGCGGCGGTCAAGGCCGGGCTCCTGGCCGCGCTTCATCTCCTCGTGTTCGATGCGGCGCGGCGCGTCGCGGGCGCGACGGCCGGGCTGGTCGCCGTGGCGCTCACCGCATTGATGCCGCAGCTCTCCTTCATGGCGGCGCACACGCTCACCCACCCGGTGCTGGCGAGCGTGGCGGCGGCCGGCCTCGTCAACGGCGTCGCGCGGCTCGCCACCGGGCCGCGATGGAGCGCGTGCCTCGTCCTCGGCGTGGCGCTCGCGGCCGGTGCGCTGGCGCAGCCGGAGATCTGGCTGCTGGCCGTCCCCCTCGGCGTCGCGATGATCGCCGATCGCTTCTGGTACGACCGCCTCGCCTCGGCGTGGACATTCCTCGTGCCGCTGCTCGTCGGCATCATCGCCGGCCCGGCCTTGTGGGCGCTGGCGGACGCGTTGAAGGCGTCCGGCGGGCGCATCGGCCGGCTCTACGCCGAGGGCCGGTTCGAGGCGGTCGACGTCTCCGGCGTGGGCGTCGACGGCGTGCTGTCGCTGGCGGTCGCGGCGGGGCTGTCGGGCGGGCTGGTGGCGTTGCTGGTGCTGGCCTTCGCCCGCACCCGCCCGGCACTGGCGGCCGAGGGGCACGCCGTGCGGCGGCTCCTGTGGCGCACGCTGGCGCTCGCGCTCACGCTGAGTGCGGCGGGCGTGCTGGCGGCCGACGTCAGCGTCGTGGCACCGCGCGCGCTGATGCCGATCCTGATGCCGCTGCCCGTGGTGGCCGCGCTGCATCTCGCCGGTCGGCGGCCGTGGGCCCTCCTCAAGGCGGGGGCGACGGTGTTCCTGCTGGTGCCCGTCGCCATCGCCGGCGTCACCGCCTTCGGCGACCATCGCTTCGTCCGCCCCTACGACGTGTGGGCGCGGGAGATCCTGGCGGCGGCACCGCAGGGGCGGATCGCGGTGACGGCCTCGCGCCAGGTGCTGGCGGCCAATATGATGCTGGCCTTTCGCCGTGCCGGGCGGGACGCCTGGGTGGCGCACGACCGGCACGCCCCGCTGACCGACGTGGCGGTGGTGCTGGCGCCGGGCCCCGGCGCGGCACCGGCGCCGCCTGACGGCCTGTGCCCCGATGCCGAGGTCACGACGACCGCGCCGCTGCGCAACCTCGCCGCCACGCCGATGACCGTCCGCGCCACGATCGCCCGGCGCTGCCGCCCGTAG
- a CDS encoding murein L,D-transpeptidase: MARSWRLATVAAVALALPVAAAAEVPLPRLSPKADAVPAASIAPRGETFEAMAVPATIEAAIEAEVSTDVWLAVARYYAMRDYAPVWTEARAATLRARLAEAAYDGLDPEAYAVADYGDGIAERAREDVALTEAALRYARHAHSGRIAPTDVSRIMTMDPPKLRELRFLVRLGRAEDVVKTLESVHPQHAQYQRLRAALRKTLDSSVPQPPAVGDGPALKVGSSGPRVAILRARVGATVRRGADPEVFDQDLAVAVATWQRANGLGADGIVGPNTLRVLDGASEAEQAEALISNMERWRWMPRWLGNHHVFVNVPAYRVEVVDGGEATYTGRVVVGTPSNPTPIFSDEIEHIVVNPYWNVPYSIAKNEMLGGIRSNPAGYMAKRNYEVVFNGRVVNPATVNWNEATLRRVRIRERPGRGNALGAVKFLFPNQHAVYLHDTPSKHLFSRDRRAYSHGCVRVENPFEFAAALLSREPNLSGPGIERMVGGGEKWLNTQEHIPVHLAYFTREVTAAGNVVRLDDVYGFDSRTQRKLGL, translated from the coding sequence ATGGCTCGTTCCTGGCGACTGGCGACGGTCGCAGCCGTTGCGCTCGCGCTTCCGGTCGCAGCGGCCGCCGAGGTGCCGTTGCCGCGCCTCTCGCCCAAGGCCGACGCGGTGCCCGCCGCCAGCATCGCCCCCCGTGGCGAGACTTTCGAGGCGATGGCGGTCCCGGCGACCATCGAAGCGGCGATCGAGGCCGAGGTGTCGACCGACGTCTGGCTCGCGGTCGCCCGATATTACGCGATGCGCGACTACGCCCCGGTGTGGACCGAGGCGCGCGCCGCCACGTTGCGGGCCCGCCTCGCCGAGGCCGCCTACGACGGGCTCGACCCCGAGGCCTACGCCGTGGCCGACTATGGCGACGGCATCGCCGAGCGCGCCCGCGAGGACGTGGCCCTGACCGAGGCGGCGCTGCGCTACGCCCGCCACGCCCACTCCGGGCGCATCGCGCCGACGGACGTGTCGCGGATCATGACGATGGACCCGCCGAAGCTGAGGGAGCTGCGCTTCCTGGTGCGGCTCGGCCGCGCCGAGGACGTGGTCAAGACGCTGGAGAGCGTCCACCCGCAGCACGCCCAGTACCAGCGTCTGCGCGCGGCGCTGCGCAAGACGCTGGACAGCAGCGTCCCCCAGCCGCCCGCGGTCGGCGACGGGCCGGCGCTGAAGGTTGGCTCCAGCGGGCCGCGCGTCGCCATTTTACGCGCCCGCGTCGGCGCGACCGTGCGCCGCGGCGCGGACCCGGAGGTGTTCGACCAGGATCTCGCCGTCGCCGTCGCCACCTGGCAACGCGCCAACGGGCTCGGCGCGGATGGGATCGTCGGCCCCAACACGCTGCGCGTCCTCGACGGTGCGTCGGAGGCCGAGCAGGCCGAGGCGCTGATCTCCAACATGGAGCGCTGGCGGTGGATGCCGCGCTGGCTCGGCAACCATCACGTCTTCGTCAACGTGCCCGCCTACCGGGTCGAGGTCGTCGACGGGGGCGAGGCGACCTATACCGGCCGCGTCGTCGTCGGTACCCCCTCCAACCCGACGCCGATCTTCTCCGACGAGATCGAGCACATCGTCGTCAATCCGTACTGGAACGTGCCCTACTCGATCGCCAAGAACGAGATGCTGGGCGGGATCCGGTCCAATCCGGCCGGCTACATGGCCAAGCGCAACTACGAGGTCGTCTTCAACGGCCGCGTGGTGAACCCGGCGACGGTGAACTGGAACGAGGCGACCTTGCGGCGCGTGCGCATCCGCGAGCGGCCGGGGCGGGGCAATGCGCTGGGGGCGGTGAAGTTCCTGTTCCCCAACCAGCATGCCGTCTACCTGCACGACACGCCCTCCAAGCACCTCTTCAGCCGCGACCGCCGCGCCTACAGCCACGGCTGCGTGCGGGTGGAGAACCCGTTCGAGTTCGCCGCCGCGCTGCTGTCGCGCGAGCCGAACCTTTCCGGGCCGGGGATCGAGCGCATGGTCGGCGGCGGCGAGAAGTGGCTGAACACGCAGGAGCACATCCCCGTCCACCTCGCCTATTTCACCCGAGAGGTGACGGCTGCGGGCAACGTGGTGCGGCTGGACGACGTGTACGGCTTCGATTCGCGCACGCAGCGCAAGCTCGGCCTCTGA
- a CDS encoding DUF3445 domain-containing protein codes for MADVAVRPRHTPWASGTKPFSIAMSPIALEDWIEVDERRLADLGEKAAILAADPDAVRIRPDCARSEAEVRDLVAADLARRGLDPLPVGMPSRLAGGRPVSPLVEAAMMVPDDLVVMRRGEAAWSLAAGVVAFPSAWELREKFDRPMDEIHRSVPGWAGPMATRVARIFDHLAVDAPVWRLNWSIQFGGGLVLAGSKHERPAARTVEAPLVRVERQTLRRLATGDLLFTIKVMVDPVDALARHPDGAHLAASLATQLAGLDPAQLEYKGLVHVRDALVARLGALAA; via the coding sequence ATGGCCGACGTCGCGGTCCGCCCGCGTCACACGCCGTGGGCGAGCGGCACCAAGCCGTTCTCGATCGCGATGTCCCCCATCGCGCTCGAGGACTGGATCGAGGTCGACGAGCGGCGTCTCGCCGACCTCGGCGAAAAGGCCGCCATCCTCGCCGCCGACCCGGACGCGGTGCGCATCCGGCCGGACTGCGCGCGTTCCGAGGCCGAGGTTCGCGACCTCGTGGCCGCCGATCTGGCGCGCCGGGGCCTCGACCCGCTGCCCGTCGGCATGCCGTCGCGGCTGGCCGGCGGGCGGCCCGTCTCGCCGCTCGTCGAGGCGGCGATGATGGTGCCGGACGACCTCGTCGTCATGCGCCGCGGCGAGGCGGCGTGGTCGCTGGCGGCGGGCGTCGTCGCCTTCCCCTCCGCCTGGGAGCTGAGGGAAAAGTTCGACCGGCCGATGGACGAGATCCACCGAAGCGTTCCCGGCTGGGCCGGGCCGATGGCGACCCGCGTCGCCCGCATCTTCGACCACCTCGCCGTCGACGCCCCGGTGTGGCGGCTCAACTGGTCGATCCAGTTCGGCGGCGGCCTCGTCCTCGCCGGCTCCAAGCACGAGCGGCCGGCGGCGCGCACCGTCGAGGCCCCGCTGGTGCGCGTCGAACGGCAGACCCTGCGCCGCCTCGCGACGGGGGATCTGCTGTTTACGATCAAGGTGATGGTCGACCCGGTCGACGCCTTGGCGCGGCATCCCGACGGCGCGCACCTCGCCGCGTCGCTGGCCACGCAACTCGCCGGGCTCGACCCCGCGCAGCTCGAATACAAGGGGCTCGTCCATGTGCGCGACGCGCTGGTGGCGCGGCTCGGCGCACTCGCGGCCTGA
- a CDS encoding M3 family oligoendopeptidase has protein sequence MRFPANHAFLPHETADRTSGTGPVEGLPEWNLGDFYAGPDDPALAADITDLTKDAAAFEAAYKGTLAASLAEPDGGATLAAALKAYEALEDRAGRIGSYAGLLYATDTTNPIYAKTYGDVSDKLTSLASHLLFFGLELNRIDDTVMAEALEDPAAAHYAPFIEDLRKERPHQLSDEVERLFLDKSTSSRTAWTRLFDDTIAALRVDIAGSDAKATLEEALNKLLDPKEIVRKSASEGIAKALKSEERTFTLITNTLAKDKEVSDRWRGFEDVASSRHLANRVEREVVDALVSAVTEAYPRLSHRYYAMKAKWFRKDALDTWDRNAPLPEADDRTISWADAQKTVMTSFGGFSPKLADLAGRFFDNPWIDAPVRPGKAPGAFAHPTVPSAHPYVLVNYQGRSRDVMTLAHELGHGVHQILAGPNGALMAPTPLTLAETASVFGEMLTFRQLLAEAPDAKTRRVMLASKVEDMINTVVRQIAFYTFERHVHTERREGELTAERLGEIWTEVSAQSLGPAVRLQDGYEVFWAYIPHFINSPFYVYAYAFGDCMVNSLYGVYEREPDGFQDKYFALLAAGGTKHHSELLAPFGLDARDPAFWQTGLSVIEGLIDELASADIAAG, from the coding sequence ATGCGTTTCCCTGCCAATCACGCTTTTTTGCCACACGAGACCGCCGACCGGACCAGCGGCACCGGCCCCGTCGAGGGTCTGCCCGAATGGAACCTCGGCGACTTCTACGCCGGTCCCGACGACCCGGCGCTGGCAGCGGACATCACCGACCTCACCAAGGACGCCGCGGCGTTCGAGGCCGCCTACAAGGGGACGCTTGCGGCGAGCTTGGCCGAGCCCGACGGTGGCGCGACGCTCGCCGCCGCGCTGAAGGCCTACGAGGCGCTGGAGGACCGTGCCGGCCGCATCGGCTCCTACGCCGGCCTCCTCTACGCGACCGACACGACCAACCCGATCTACGCCAAGACCTACGGCGACGTGTCGGACAAGCTCACCAGCCTGGCCAGTCATCTCCTGTTCTTCGGCCTGGAGCTGAACCGGATCGACGACACGGTGATGGCCGAGGCGCTCGAGGACCCGGCCGCGGCGCACTACGCCCCGTTCATCGAGGACTTGCGCAAGGAACGCCCGCATCAGCTCTCCGACGAAGTCGAGCGCCTCTTCCTCGACAAGTCGACCTCGTCGCGCACCGCCTGGACGCGCCTCTTCGACGACACCATCGCCGCGCTGCGGGTCGACATCGCCGGCTCGGACGCGAAGGCGACTCTGGAGGAGGCGCTCAACAAGCTGCTCGACCCCAAGGAGATCGTGCGCAAGAGCGCGTCGGAGGGGATCGCCAAGGCGCTGAAAAGCGAGGAGCGGACCTTCACGCTCATCACCAACACCCTCGCCAAGGACAAGGAAGTCTCCGACCGCTGGCGCGGATTCGAGGACGTCGCCTCCTCGCGCCACCTCGCCAACCGGGTCGAGCGGGAGGTGGTCGACGCGCTGGTCTCGGCCGTCACCGAGGCCTATCCGCGCCTGTCGCACCGCTACTATGCGATGAAGGCGAAGTGGTTCCGCAAGGACGCGCTGGACACCTGGGACCGCAATGCTCCGCTCCCCGAGGCGGACGACCGCACCATCTCCTGGGCCGACGCGCAGAAGACGGTGATGACCTCGTTCGGCGGCTTCTCGCCCAAGCTCGCCGACCTCGCCGGCCGCTTCTTCGACAATCCGTGGATCGACGCGCCGGTGCGCCCCGGCAAGGCGCCGGGCGCCTTCGCGCACCCGACCGTCCCCTCGGCGCACCCATACGTGCTCGTCAACTACCAGGGCCGCTCGCGCGATGTGATGACGCTCGCCCACGAGCTCGGCCACGGCGTGCACCAGATCCTCGCCGGCCCCAACGGCGCGCTGATGGCGCCGACGCCGCTGACGCTGGCCGAGACCGCCTCGGTGTTCGGCGAGATGCTGACCTTCCGCCAGCTCCTCGCCGAGGCGCCGGACGCCAAGACGCGCCGTGTGATGCTCGCCTCCAAGGTGGAGGACATGATCAACACCGTGGTGCGGCAGATCGCGTTCTACACCTTCGAGCGGCACGTCCACACCGAGCGGCGCGAGGGGGAGCTGACGGCGGAGCGCCTCGGCGAGATCTGGACCGAGGTGTCGGCCCAGTCGCTCGGCCCGGCGGTGCGCCTGCAGGACGGCTACGAGGTGTTCTGGGCCTACATTCCGCACTTCATCAATTCGCCGTTCTACGTCTACGCCTATGCTTTCGGCGACTGCATGGTGAACTCGCTCTATGGCGTCTACGAGCGGGAGCCGGACGGCTTCCAGGACAAGTACTTCGCCCTTCTCGCCGCCGGTGGCACCAAGCACCACTCGGAGCTTCTGGCGCCCTTCGGCCTCGACGCGCGCGACCCGGCCTTCTGGCAGACCGGCCTCTCGGTAATCGAGGGCCTGATCGACGAGTTGGCCTCGGCGGACATCGCAGCCGGCTGA
- the hisS gene encoding histidine--tRNA ligase translates to MAKDKANRPKARLPRGFADRHPGEIRRVADMMETIRRVYERWGFEPVETPLIEFADALGKFLPDADRPNEGVFAFQDDDEQWLSLRYDLTAPLARMVAENFQNVPRPYKSYRAGWVFRNEKPGPGRFRQFMQFDADIVGAASPLADAEICMMAADTMEALGFGPNEYAIRVNSRRVLDGVLTEIGLPEADPRRLTVLRAIDKADKFPLPEIAKLLGPGREDESGDFTKGAGLDEGQAATVLALLDPTQEPRLSEDLITIGETVKAAGYDSIVIDPSVVRGLEYYTGAVFEAELKFEVQDEKGRPVRFGSVGGGGRYDGLVGRFISQDVPATGFSVGVSRLAAALAARETAGAAVRGPVIVTVMDRDNVARYHEMTAKLRAALNRDGAVVPVEMYIGDSGFKAQMKYADRRGAPCVIIQGADERAAGKVQIKDLAAGKEAAREIEDRAEWVAARPAQVEVDADIETIAAAVRAILT, encoded by the coding sequence CAAGGCGCGTCTCCCGCGCGGGTTCGCTGATCGCCATCCCGGAGAGATCCGGCGCGTGGCGGACATGATGGAGACGATCCGCCGGGTCTACGAGCGCTGGGGCTTCGAGCCGGTGGAGACCCCGCTGATCGAGTTCGCGGACGCATTGGGCAAGTTCCTGCCCGACGCGGACCGGCCGAACGAGGGCGTCTTCGCGTTCCAGGACGACGACGAGCAGTGGCTGTCGCTGCGGTACGACCTGACGGCGCCGCTCGCCCGCATGGTGGCGGAGAACTTCCAGAACGTGCCGCGCCCGTACAAGAGCTACCGGGCCGGCTGGGTGTTCCGCAACGAGAAGCCGGGCCCGGGCCGCTTCCGCCAGTTCATGCAGTTCGATGCCGACATCGTCGGCGCCGCCTCCCCGCTGGCCGACGCCGAGATCTGCATGATGGCCGCCGACACGATGGAGGCGCTGGGGTTCGGCCCGAACGAGTACGCCATCCGCGTCAACTCGCGCCGCGTGCTCGACGGGGTGCTGACGGAAATCGGTCTGCCCGAGGCCGACCCGCGCCGCCTCACGGTGCTGCGCGCGATCGACAAGGCGGACAAGTTCCCCCTCCCCGAGATCGCCAAGCTCCTCGGCCCCGGCCGCGAGGACGAGTCGGGCGACTTCACCAAGGGCGCCGGTCTCGACGAGGGGCAGGCGGCCACGGTGCTGGCGCTGCTCGATCCCACCCAGGAGCCGCGGCTCTCGGAGGACCTCATCACCATCGGCGAGACCGTCAAGGCCGCCGGATACGACAGCATCGTCATCGACCCGTCGGTGGTGCGCGGGCTCGAATACTACACCGGCGCCGTCTTCGAGGCGGAGCTGAAGTTCGAGGTGCAGGACGAGAAGGGCCGGCCGGTGCGGTTCGGCTCGGTCGGCGGCGGCGGGCGCTACGACGGGCTCGTCGGCCGCTTCATCAGCCAGGACGTGCCGGCGACGGGCTTCTCGGTCGGCGTCTCGCGTCTGGCCGCGGCGCTCGCGGCCCGCGAGACCGCCGGCGCGGCCGTCCGCGGCCCGGTGATCGTCACCGTGATGGACCGCGACAACGTCGCCCGGTACCACGAGATGACCGCCAAGTTGCGCGCGGCGCTGAACCGGGACGGCGCGGTGGTGCCGGTGGAGATGTACATCGGCGACAGCGGCTTCAAAGCGCAGATGAAGTACGCCGACCGGCGCGGCGCCCCGTGCGTCATCATCCAGGGCGCCGACGAGCGGGCGGCCGGCAAGGTGCAGATCAAGGACCTCGCCGCCGGCAAGGAGGCCGCGCGGGAAATCGAGGACCGGGCCGAGTGGGTCGCCGCCCGTCCCGCCCAGGTCGAGGTCGACGCCGATATCGAGACGATCGCCGCCGCGGTGCGCGCGATCCTGACGTGA
- the hisG gene encoding ATP phosphoribosyltransferase, with the protein MSELILAVPSKGRLQEQALDFLTRSGLKIDRARGGRDYRGHIAGLPELEVAFLSASEIARELAAGNAHLGLTGLDLVHETVDDPADRAAKLHLVTPLGFGPADVVVAVPERWIDVDNMADLADAAEMHRARHGRTLRVATKFVHMTRRFFAAHGLADYRIVESLGATEGAPAAGAADLVVDITTTGSTLAANQLKILSDGVILASEAHFVASRVAPWTDATRSIAATIVDRIAAEMRARSVLELRAVLPDPARAATETAERFDAVAPFGHEPVPLTLHVPRRRGSECAAFLRLIGASSVVIMQVADVYGDNPLTAALIEAIG; encoded by the coding sequence GTGAGTGAACTCATCCTCGCCGTCCCCTCCAAGGGCCGCCTCCAGGAGCAGGCGCTCGACTTTCTGACCCGCTCCGGCCTGAAGATCGACCGGGCGCGCGGCGGGCGGGATTATCGCGGCCACATCGCCGGCCTGCCCGAACTCGAGGTCGCCTTCCTTTCCGCCTCGGAGATCGCCCGCGAGCTGGCGGCCGGCAATGCCCACCTCGGCCTCACCGGGCTCGACCTCGTCCACGAGACGGTCGACGACCCGGCCGACCGGGCCGCGAAGCTGCACCTCGTCACCCCGCTGGGGTTCGGTCCGGCGGACGTGGTGGTCGCGGTCCCGGAGCGTTGGATCGACGTCGACAACATGGCCGACCTCGCCGACGCCGCCGAGATGCATCGCGCCCGCCACGGCCGCACGCTGCGGGTGGCGACGAAGTTCGTGCACATGACGCGCCGGTTCTTCGCCGCGCACGGCCTGGCGGACTACCGCATCGTCGAGAGCCTCGGCGCCACCGAGGGCGCCCCCGCCGCCGGCGCGGCCGACCTCGTGGTCGACATCACCACGACCGGGTCCACCCTGGCCGCCAACCAGCTCAAGATCCTGAGCGACGGGGTGATCCTCGCCAGCGAGGCGCACTTCGTCGCCTCGCGGGTGGCGCCGTGGACGGACGCGACGCGCAGCATCGCGGCGACCATCGTCGACCGGATCGCCGCGGAGATGCGGGCCCGGTCCGTCCTGGAGCTGCGCGCCGTGCTGCCCGACCCGGCCCGCGCCGCGACGGAGACGGCCGAGCGGTTCGACGCGGTCGCCCCCTTCGGGCACGAGCCGGTGCCGTTGACGCTGCATGTCCCGCGCCGCCGCGGTTCGGAGTGCGCCGCCTTCCTGCGCCTCATCGGCGCATCGTCGGTGGTCATCATGCAGGTCGCCGACGTCTACGGCGACAACCCGCTCACCGCGGCGCTGATCGAGGCGATCGGCTGA